Proteins from a single region of Mycoplasma leachii PG50:
- a CDS encoding BspA family leucine-rich repeat surface protein: protein MKDKFKQAIYNFDKTECLQIGYFTNEAGEIQIEPFNPTTKKVPSSLPKEITSLKEAFKDNENEFIDGIQYWDTYNVTDMDNMFCFAKSFNQPIGNWNTSNVTNMCGMFFGATSFNQDISKWDTSKIRDMSSMFYQATNFNQPIGNWDTSNVTDMSWMFAGAENFNQDISMWNTSKVVKKHSQNIGFVNPEWKSEHQPQVKK from the coding sequence ATGAAAGATAAATTTAAACAAGCTATTTATAATTTTGATAAAACTGAATGTCTACAAATTGGATATTTTACAAATGAAGCTGGCGAAATTCAAATTGAACCATTTAATCCAACAACTAAAAAAGTGCCATCTTCCTTACCAAAAGAAATCACTAGTTTAAAAGAAGCATTTAAAGATAATGAAAACGAATTTATTGACGGAATTCAATATTGAGATACTTATAATGTAACTGATATGGATAATATGTTTTGCTTTGCCAAATCATTTAACCAACCAATTGGTAACTGAAATACATCAAATGTAACTAATATGTGCGGAATGTTTTTCGGTGCTACTTCATTTAATCAAGATATATCAAAATGAGATACTTCAAAAATAAGAGATATGTCAAGTATGTTTTATCAAGCAACTAACTTCAACCAACCAATAGGTAACTGAGATACTTCAAATGTTACTGATATGAGTTGAATGTTTGCTGGAGCAGAAAATTTTAACCAAGATATTTCAATGTGAAACACTTCAAAAGTAGTAAAAAAACATAGCCAGAATATAGGCTTTGTTAACCCTGAATGAAAATCTGAACACCAACCCCAAGTTAAAAAATAA
- a CDS encoding Mbov_0397 family ICE element conjugal transfer ATPase: MAISPNVLIPYNNVYDQTTITTYSEGFKSLEYIKAFEIFGNDISSYTLEERQRCLTHFFNLFKFLRSNLSFVIMNKIINIKDYLNILNEQIEDIKKDTLSENVKESKIQTIYETIDILSSREDEEILTKKYYVFYYNKNLEELNLDTIFLNEHLLNTKLNCKQLEFYEILTVLKDIIEPSINDFNEKQFENINYQDIEIANVLEPNKLSFSSDSYKTNKNIISNISVVDCYPLFPERFWALDLVNTDSTVIIKISQNDAKEFTRNLNRAIENIELQKRDIKKRNVVEISAKEVEINNLLNLVSLINDSKEIIKNVNIYLITRTNSFHLKKTLKLIEKDINIDGFSLNNLTFQQLDAFKSMFPRTDDELSENFRIETTTSTLSESYPFVNQALIQNKGVLLGKNNLGELIIWNPFENLEPNSSFLNANTTIIAKSGSGKTASTIAIADRLISQNKTKMMFIDPDNDYLTLCDKYNGKHINLGSGFESRINPLQILYHLKDETKKDKSHLEDKSDVKLANSNEVVISNHVGFLEHFFDIINPNYEINRYILKMIKSLYTRWDFINKDLFNLKTTDWPTINDLINEFYDFKKDREKEDEYVNEAMWNNALEFLKDEFTGFGKFSHLYNGHSTLNTQDSEVIVFDIKTLIESSNFKIIQAQIMLLTAFTQNEFELNSKLSNKNTILVIDEAHLLIDAQNPIALEFIKKTTKRVRKKRGGIWLITQNINDFSDPRILTQSRAILSNMQYKLFLQMDSEEIEKLAELLINDGGLTQSQKEFLLFCEKGQGLLIFRNSVSQKVTIAPTELSKSVWIHKKNKSKEN, encoded by the coding sequence ATGGCAATTTCTCCAAATGTATTAATCCCTTATAATAATGTGTATGACCAAACAACTATTACTACTTATTCAGAGGGTTTTAAATCTTTAGAATACATTAAAGCATTTGAAATATTTGGAAATGATATTAGTAGTTATACTTTAGAAGAAAGACAACGTTGTTTAACTCATTTCTTTAATTTATTTAAATTCTTAAGATCTAATTTATCATTTGTAATTATGAATAAAATAATTAATATTAAAGACTATCTTAATATTTTAAATGAACAAATAGAAGACATTAAAAAAGACACTTTATCTGAAAATGTTAAAGAATCTAAAATTCAAACAATTTATGAAACAATAGATATACTAAGTTCTAGAGAAGATGAAGAAATTTTAACTAAAAAATATTATGTGTTTTATTATAATAAGAATTTAGAAGAACTAAATTTAGATACTATTTTCTTAAATGAACATTTATTAAATACAAAATTAAATTGTAAACAATTAGAATTTTATGAAATTTTAACTGTATTAAAAGACATTATTGAACCATCAATTAACGATTTTAATGAAAAACAATTTGAAAACATCAATTATCAAGATATTGAAATAGCTAACGTTTTAGAACCTAATAAACTATCTTTTAGTTCAGACTCTTATAAAACAAATAAAAATATTATTTCAAATATTAGTGTTGTTGACTGTTATCCATTATTTCCAGAACGTTTTTGAGCACTAGACCTTGTTAATACTGATTCAACAGTTATTATTAAAATTAGTCAAAATGACGCAAAAGAATTTACTAGAAATTTAAATAGAGCAATTGAAAACATAGAACTTCAAAAAAGAGATATTAAAAAAAGAAATGTTGTTGAAATTTCTGCAAAAGAAGTTGAAATTAATAATTTATTAAATCTAGTTTCATTAATTAATGATTCTAAAGAAATTATTAAAAATGTTAACATTTATTTAATTACGAGAACTAACTCATTTCATTTAAAAAAAACACTAAAATTAATTGAAAAAGATATTAATATAGATGGTTTTTCATTAAATAATTTGACTTTTCAACAACTAGACGCCTTTAAAAGTATGTTTCCAAGAACAGATGATGAACTATCAGAAAATTTCAGAATTGAAACAACCACTTCAACTTTAAGTGAATCATATCCCTTTGTTAATCAAGCTTTAATTCAAAATAAAGGGGTTCTTTTAGGTAAAAATAATTTAGGTGAATTAATTATTTGAAATCCTTTTGAAAATTTAGAACCAAATTCAAGTTTTTTGAATGCTAATACAACTATTATTGCAAAATCTGGATCTGGTAAAACTGCGTCAACTATAGCTATAGCTGATAGATTAATTTCACAAAACAAAACTAAAATGATGTTTATTGACCCAGATAATGATTATTTAACATTATGTGATAAATATAATGGAAAACATATTAATTTGGGTTCTGGTTTTGAATCAAGAATAAATCCTTTGCAAATTTTATACCATTTAAAAGATGAAACTAAAAAAGATAAATCTCACTTAGAAGATAAGTCTGATGTTAAGTTAGCAAATTCAAACGAAGTAGTTATATCTAATCATGTTGGTTTTTTAGAACACTTTTTTGATATTATTAACCCAAATTATGAAATTAATAGGTATATATTAAAAATGATTAAGTCACTTTATACAAGATGAGACTTTATAAACAAAGATTTATTCAATTTAAAAACAACTGACTGACCTACTATTAATGATTTAATCAATGAATTTTATGATTTTAAAAAAGATAGAGAAAAAGAAGATGAATATGTAAATGAAGCAATGTGAAATAATGCTTTAGAATTCTTAAAAGATGAATTTACTGGATTTGGTAAGTTTTCACACTTATATAATGGGCATTCAACTTTAAATACTCAAGATTCAGAAGTAATTGTTTTTGATATTAAGACTTTAATTGAATCATCTAACTTTAAAATTATTCAAGCTCAAATTATGTTATTAACAGCATTTACTCAAAATGAATTTGAATTAAATTCTAAACTATCAAATAAAAATACTATTTTAGTGATTGATGAAGCACACTTATTAATTGACGCACAAAATCCAATTGCTTTAGAGTTTATTAAAAAAACAACAAAAAGAGTTAGAAAAAAACGCGGTGGAATTTGACTAATTACTCAAAACATTAATGACTTTTCTGACCCAAGAATTTTAACTCAATCAAGAGCAATTTTATCTAATATGCAATATAAATTGTTTTTACAAATGGATTCAGAAGAAATTGAAAAATTAGCAGAATTACTTATTAATGATGGTGGTTTAACGCAAAGTCAAAAAGAATTTTTACTATTTTGTGAAAAAGGACAAGGATTATTGATATTTAGAAACTCTGTTTCTCAAAAAGTTACAATTGCTCCAACTGAATTAAGTAAATCAGTATGAATTCATAAAAAAAACAAAAGTAAGGAGAATTAA
- a CDS encoding Mbov_0396 family ICE element transmembrane protein, with protein sequence MFKKIGDFIDTTRRIFENLPNFLLWCLLLPLLAIPAGLAVIVDFFGRDLIKLLIFGGDDFSVSKLPQAFKTIAIIAAAIAIISFIFFFVFLIAKEDSRKHIKQTVKGIVIATLFVSTMPIAFFLLQYVVSIFFDLIKLAFGLENQSASQTIIENILKTGLKKSNFPYDVQNISLNMKIKVFLNWVEDVNPIFPLITTVLVTWTYIQFSIAIMQKSMELFTLFITSPIYGISAVFDGQKIFKKYIREKIIGKSFAVLGLMFIWNVSFLFLNYFTNRLLDPIVAAITSSGKAGHISNFGESIIKSLVTLVGIVSSATFVSKGANLLGDLTGESISVSSPAAALKLAGKITTAGIGAGISKFKNKKNNTSSNPTDTSEISSSSITNNNSTAAVKQSISDKVAKSKLPSRNSGVILKGESSIAAVNQKRINNSKNSAELARSNFFEDKIQPAKIDKIKTPSKAYSQAQQLAKANNVDLSTITGSGQNGRILKSDVQNAINNQKTVKTLTTPNSFNNNSDDKTFFDKLTKGDSNNSIVDKLQAKEGKVNKKQPTKNNDEEIEKKKSTLEKFKENYKKLSEKEDKKLMLQELKKLNKSIEKFAKQLNKSKVIPKDSDKISKTKSFKLFDFNKFNKTKPSFEVKEPNLSLQNNQKPFKVNIFKKDIELKEKQDLFKKKDKEVKK encoded by the coding sequence ATGTTTAAAAAGATAGGCGATTTTATAGATACAACAAGACGTATTTTTGAAAATTTACCAAATTTTCTATTATGATGTCTTCTACTCCCACTTTTAGCTATCCCAGCAGGATTAGCTGTTATAGTTGATTTTTTTGGTAGAGATTTAATAAAGCTTCTAATTTTTGGTGGCGATGATTTTAGTGTAAGTAAACTTCCACAAGCATTTAAAACAATCGCAATTATAGCAGCTGCTATTGCTATTATTTCATTTATCTTCTTTTTTGTTTTTTTAATAGCAAAAGAAGATTCCAGAAAACACATCAAACAAACAGTTAAAGGAATAGTTATAGCGACATTATTTGTTTCTACAATGCCAATAGCTTTCTTTTTACTACAATATGTTGTTTCAATCTTTTTTGATTTAATTAAACTTGCATTTGGATTAGAAAATCAATCAGCTTCACAAACAATAATTGAAAATATCTTAAAAACAGGTCTTAAGAAATCTAATTTTCCTTATGATGTTCAAAACATTTCACTAAATATGAAAATAAAAGTTTTTTTAAATTGAGTTGAAGATGTTAATCCAATTTTTCCATTAATAACAACTGTTTTAGTAACTTGAACTTATATTCAATTTTCAATTGCAATTATGCAAAAATCAATGGAATTATTTACTTTATTTATTACTTCTCCAATTTATGGAATTTCAGCAGTTTTTGATGGTCAAAAAATCTTTAAAAAATATATTAGAGAAAAAATCATTGGAAAATCGTTTGCTGTTCTAGGCTTAATGTTTATTTGAAATGTTTCATTCTTATTTTTAAATTATTTTACAAATAGATTATTAGATCCAATAGTTGCTGCTATTACTTCAAGTGGAAAAGCAGGACATATTTCAAACTTTGGTGAAAGTATTATCAAAAGTCTTGTAACTTTAGTTGGAATTGTTTCTTCAGCAACGTTTGTTTCAAAAGGAGCTAATCTTTTAGGTGATTTAACTGGTGAATCAATTAGTGTTTCATCACCAGCTGCAGCATTAAAACTTGCTGGAAAAATTACTACAGCTGGAATTGGTGCTGGAATTTCTAAATTTAAAAATAAAAAGAATAATACATCATCAAATCCAACTGATACATCTGAAATTTCAAGTTCTTCAATAACAAATAATAATTCTACTGCAGCAGTTAAACAATCAATTTCTGATAAAGTTGCAAAGTCAAAACTACCAAGTAGAAACTCTGGTGTAATTTTAAAAGGAGAAAGTTCAATAGCAGCTGTAAATCAAAAAAGAATCAATAATTCAAAAAATTCTGCTGAATTAGCTAGATCAAATTTCTTTGAAGATAAAATTCAACCAGCAAAAATTGATAAAATCAAAACCCCATCAAAAGCTTATAGTCAAGCTCAACAACTAGCTAAAGCTAATAATGTTGATTTATCAACAATTACTGGGTCTGGACAAAATGGAAGAATTTTAAAATCAGATGTACAAAATGCTATAAATAACCAAAAAACAGTTAAAACACTTACTACACCAAATTCATTTAATAATAATTCTGATGATAAAACATTCTTTGACAAACTTACTAAAGGTGATTCTAATAATTCTATAGTTGATAAATTACAAGCAAAAGAAGGAAAAGTTAATAAAAAACAACCAACTAAAAATAATGATGAAGAAATTGAAAAGAAAAAATCAACTCTTGAAAAATTCAAAGAAAATTACAAAAAACTTAGTGAAAAAGAAGATAAAAAACTTATGCTTCAAGAATTAAAAAAATTAAACAAATCAATTGAAAAATTTGCAAAACAATTAAATAAATCTAAAGTTATACCAAAAGATTCTGACAAGATTAGTAAAACTAAATCATTTAAATTATTTGACTTTAATAAATTTAATAAAACAAAACCTAGTTTTGAAGTTAAAGAACCTAATTTATCATTACAAAATAACCAAAAACCTTTTAAAGTAAATATCTTTAAAAAAGACATTGAATTAAAAGAAAAACAAGATTTATTTAAGAAAAAAGATAAGGAAGTGAAAAAATAA
- a CDS encoding BspA family leucine-rich repeat surface protein: protein MIEYLLGLKITKELYKLFDDDDDNDDFTQDIDDFDEDFDDTDQTYIDDEMSLTRTDDTEEVKEMSDRKEAIYNADKTECLEIGYFVNSKSEIQIQHMPITIKKVPSALPKEITSLKFAFKDNENEFIDGIQYWDTSNVNNMWGLFLGASNFNQDISMWNTSNVTDMGAMFNGAKSFNQPIGNWNTSNVRDMSYMFFYAKEFNQNLNSWNTSNVRDMSAMFFEASSFNQDLSKWDISNVKNFNYSNSFTLSKFKHKKLPKFNK from the coding sequence ATGATTGAATATTTATTAGGACTAAAAATTACAAAAGAACTTTATAAACTTTTTGATGACGACGATGATAATGATGACTTTACTCAAGATATAGATGATTTTGACGAAGATTTTGATGACACTGACCAAACATATATAGATGATGAAATGAGTCTAACTAGAACAGATGACACTGAAGAAGTTAAAGAAATGTCTGATAGAAAAGAAGCTATTTATAATGCTGATAAAACTGAATGTTTAGAAATTGGATATTTTGTTAACTCTAAAAGTGAAATTCAAATCCAACATATGCCGATAACCATTAAAAAAGTACCTAGTGCTTTACCAAAAGAAATCACAAGTTTAAAATTTGCATTTAAAGATAATGAAAACGAATTTATTGACGGAATTCAATATTGAGATACCTCAAATGTAAATAATATGTGAGGATTATTTCTAGGTGCATCAAATTTTAACCAAGATATCTCAATGTGAAACACATCAAATGTTACTGATATGGGTGCTATGTTTAATGGTGCAAAATCATTCAACCAACCAATAGGTAACTGAAACACATCAAATGTAAGAGATATGAGTTATATGTTTTTTTATGCTAAAGAATTTAATCAAAATTTAAATTCTTGAAATACATCAAATGTAAGAGATATGTCAGCAATGTTTTTTGAAGCTAGTTCATTTAATCAAGATTTGTCTAAATGAGATATATCTAATGTAAAAAATTTTAACTATTCCAACTCCTTTACCTTATCCAAATTTAAACATAAAAAGCTTCCAAAATTTAATAAATAA